From Punica granatum isolate Tunisia-2019 chromosome 1, ASM765513v2, whole genome shotgun sequence:
AATGATTTTGTGGTTGGTCAAAGATGTCTTGTGAACGTGGATTAACAATCAAACCATAATCAAAAGAAACAAGAACGTTACATTTGGAAAGAAACTAATGGAGAACCGAATCAAGTGTACAGAATGAGAGAGAGCCTCTACACAAAATGTCATGCGTACATGTAAGATACAAACTATATAATGTGCCCAACCCATACAATCAAGAATCTGACAGCAACCTATACTAGTATGTTGACTGCACCCTCTCGCAGCTGTTCTCGTTCTAAAAGATGAGATAGCACTAAAGCAAATAGCTCGAGCAAAGCATATCATCGCTATATCActtaaaagaatgaaaaaaattacgcCAGGACTGCATCTGGGACTATCTCTGCATCCAAATGAGCACCAAACTGGCTAATAGAATGGAAAGCATTAGGCCCGGGCCGTGTTTCTTGCTGGCATGGCTAGTCGGGTAAACTGTAGGCAGTGCACACTCCTCCCCATTGAAGAACACCTTGGTCGGGAATCCATCCCCGGCAGCAATATTGATCCCGGGAGTGTTCTTCTTCGTGAATGATATGACAGACTGTTGTTTCCCTGGCACCCTGGGGTCTTTCGTCGGGTTTTCCCCGTCAGTCTCTGCAACAAGGTAGTTGAGCCCCGGGAGTCCCTCCATGAAGATCGTGTTGTTTCTGCCCTCCAGTAGGGTCCCGTTGAATGAATACATGGTTTGGAATCCGGGGGCAGCCTGGGCCATCTCGACTGCTGCAAACCAGTCGGCAAAGGATGTATCATCCCAGTTGAAGACTGTGATCCTTGCACTCCACCCCTTGGTGTAGTCTGTGTACAGGTGCCAGTTTATGCTGACCCCGCAGTTGTCAGGACAGGGCAGAGGGTTTGGGACGGACCGGTGCTTAAGTGTGGCCCAGGCGAGAGCCAGGCTTGTCCGATTCTCAAAGGGGATGAGCAGGGCCTCTGGGGGAAGGAGGACTGCTGGAGCCGTGGCACTACATGTCTGACTCCTCGTGCTAGAGCACCCGCAAGCACAAGTCCTACAAGGGACCACGGACTCATTATAGTATGCGGAGAATGAGACACAGCATTTGGGGCTTGAGCCCTTGGCTTGGGTAATGTTGCACACAACTTGCCAGCTTGCAATAGCAGTGGTATTGGGCAACCCGGATGGGTCTAGGAACTGGCTTGGGCTCACCCGGACTGGTGGCCCACACTTATAGTCTGGGTTCAGGGTCCCATTAATCTGCCAATTTTGGGGTGGAGAGAGCTCCGATCGGTTCAAATTTGGTGGCATCTTGAAGACTTGCATCTGAAAAGCCGACTTTGACTGGCTGTGGTCCATGTTTGGCGGCAAGATGGTGCCATTCCGGCAACAGTAATCAACCTTCCCGAGGGTTGTGTCATTGGCCTTCGTCAGTGGAAGGTCAATGATCGTCGGTCTCCTCTCACAGTTCAACACGTTTGAGAAGTCCATGTCCTGATAGTAAGTCCCCTGAGACCCGAATATGCAGTCACTCGAGTCCACCACGCTCGGGTAGGCTCCCTTCATCGTGTAGATGAACTCATCCTTCATCCAGTCCCAGCTTAATTTCCAGTTGTCGAGGCGGCCAAGTGAGTTGTGGTTCTCGATAGTGACCTGGGCCCAGTAGTACGAACTGTAGGTCTTAGTCACGTCGTACATGATCGTGAGGTCGCCACTCTGACGGGGGAGGAACTCGTCTTCGACTGTGATGTTCGTCTTGAATTTCTCATCCTTGGTGCAGCAAACTTGCATCTCACTCGTTCCTGCCAAAAAGAAGATATCAGGAGTCCAGAAATTTTTTTGCAtttgcatacatagataattCCAATAAGCAGGGCAAGTTATAAATCGACTTGAACATCTAATAAGAACAGAGGAAGAGAGATTGAAGAGACTAGACTAGACAATACTAGTGAAGTACAAATGCCTCAAGCTCCTTCGCAAATGTATTCCCTTTTAGAACATTCACCAATCCGACATTTGACAATTTAACCCTCAACAGTAATCTTTACCACAACTTTTCATTGTATCTATGCTGCAATCGTATGCTTGTATCCCTTCACCTTCACATTTCTAAACTCGCAGCTGAAAGCTCTTTACCGAGCTCTAACACATGCACAgtcaaaaaaatttccatCCCTTAACGAAAACATCGCCCTTTGAGAATTGTGGGAAAGATAAAAGCCGGTATAGTGATGATTGAAAAACCTTAATAGAAACAGCTGAATTCCATTCCAATGCCGTatttgcccaaaaaaaaaaaagcaatgaccattttcaatGAGTTGATCTTTTTCAGTGTGAACTCTGGTATCCGAAAGTCCAATTGAGTCcggactaattcagtcgagccaGGTTGGTCCAGCTTTGCCAgcgtggattttctgcatttacaaTGACTTGAACTCGAGACAACAAACTTCgaatcgcttgaaccaacccacatTGGTTCAATcagttgattttttattttacatattCCCACAATAATCATCCTAAATTTACTGAATTTATGGGACCGTGATCCAAGCAACTGAAATCTGAGGGCAGTATCTTTTCAATACAATCACGGAGACAGACAATGGCTAAGAAACAAATTCGCAAAACATCAAACCAAAAACTAACGATCCACAATACATAAATAAACCCACAAAGTAAATCCCAACAGAATCACAATATCAACATCAAGATCAGAACTTTAACCAAAGATCACGAATTGGAAAGCACAACACTCACCCTGCATTGCGGGCTTGGGGCAGATGTACCCGTCATTGGCGAGAGAGATGTTCGACGGCATTGGAACGCTCGGGGACTTCACCCCAAACTGTGTCCCGACGAGCTTGACCTGGACCTGCATCTGCGTCGCGTCCCCTGCAGTTTCAATCGCGGACTTCAGATCGGAGGACGGGTACCCCGCAAAGACTGTCCCATTCCCGACCGCAGCGGGCAGGCTGGAGCCGTCGGAGAGGACAGCGCCGGAGGCAGAGACGAGGAGCTCGTCGTGCTGGAACCCCACGAAGACCTGCCACGACTTGAGCTCCTCAGCCGCATTGTTGAGGATGGTGAGGGTGGACTCGAACCGGTAGGCCTGGTTGACCGGGTCGGTGGGCGGGATCTGGGCTCCGCCGGTGTACGAGTAGGAGAGGAAGATCCCGTTGCAGGCGTCCGATGCCGGTGGCGGCGCCGGTGTCTGCGCAGCCGTGAAGGGTGTCCAGGCGACTGCGAAGAAGAGGATCAGGCGATAGAGGGCGGTGGGGACTGACATTGCTGCTGTCTGGTCGTCTTACGATTGAAGCTCTGAGCTTTCAGATACAgacagaggaagagagagagagaggcaatgggagagagaatgagagagcTTATGGGTTTTgtagagagagtgagagagagagcatggagaaggagaagaggagcCGTAAACGCGTAGTTAGGGGAGGCGGAAGAGGAAGGTGATGGGCGAGTGACATGTACAGCGGAGTGAGAGCTGtatgagctttttttttttcaagaaaaaaaaaacatatttcgtttttattgtttttatagTACATTAACTTAGGAAAATCTCATTTTGCACCCTGACGTTTAAAGGGTTAGACGGTTTGGTGCCACTGAATTCGCGTCGTAATGCTGGAATGATCTTGAAGTTCCGTAGCGCCACGAACCTAGTATTCTCTAGCTGTGGCAATCTCTTGTACAACAAATTTCACGAAACGGATCTCGAgtgtaaaaataaaagttgtcTTCTTATATTAGTAAAGAAATGTTCCCAAATCATTGTGACGCGTTGTAGAATTAATCCACGATAATTTCTATTTCGACCATTAAAAATCTGTCTTGATGAATTATGTTTGAGCCACATGAATTTCTCATTTGGACACCGATAAGAAAATATACAAGAATATGAGCGAAGCAAAATTTTTCACCAAACAATTGAATTCATACGGGTAAAACTAACTAGAGAAAAATAGTATAACTGAGTGAACTTCATGATCAGCCAACTGGCAACCGGCAATCACGAGCAAAAATCTCAATCTCAGAAGTCCACGAATGAGGAAGAACAATGTTGTCCGATTCAGATCGATTTTTACAAATatagaatatttttttcacgCGTATGGAAAATCCCTATAAATAGAGGTTGAGATTTTGACTCAAATACATTAGTTCCATTTCCCAAAAATCCTTTACAAACTCATCTACTCTCGAGTCGATGTCACTTAGGCATCGGAGGATCAAAACGGGTCGTAACCCTCGATTGACTTCTTCCCGTATTTTCAGGGCAACGAAATGCTATTGCATTGAAGACCACATACACCGACTGCTAGCCGAGGAAGCCCTAATCCATCAAATTTGCACAAGTGGTATTCCATACATCCCCTTGTTGCGTGCAGTGTAGTGAGTTAGTGACTTTAGGGAGCGAATTGGTTTTGGACCGAACTTCCGGGTGAATTGCCAAATTTGCTATTATTTTAGGGGTTTTCGTGTTGGGGTCGTGTGATAATTTTGAATAGAGATTTGTCCAAACAATTCAAAGAGGAGAGGGAGTGGGGAGGGGAGGGTCGAGTTCCTTATTGGGTGGcgaaattttgttttctgcCCAATTTTGACATATCAGTCTGAAAGCAGGTAGTGCGAGGAAAGctccatttctctctctcctagGCCTCGTctatcaaataataaataatttcaatccaaatttaacaaaattttttaaaaaaaggaaaaaaaagcctaaaaatatacaaagattcatcaaatttatcaattttttgaattttgacaTGAAAATGCATAACGTTTTATTCCGTTATCACATTTATCAAATCGCCAATAACTCCGTTAAATGTATTGATGTGATAGATAACGGGGTAGACGTGGTCGGGGACGGAGCTACGTGTTGCGAGGGGGCTAGTGCCCCCCCTGAATGTTATCAGTTTAAATGTAAAATTTATCAAACTTAAATTCTATCTCTGTAGAGTATGAAATGCCCCCTCTGAAAGATTTTGTTTTGcccctatatttttttatacatcCCAACAAAAGTTAAATTTCTAACTTGCACCTACTCAATTGAGTTGCCTTATTTTAATTGACAAgaaaaaatttgtaatttaacTTAATCTTTCGGAAATTTTAGTCGCTAATAATAGAACATTGTCAATATCTATAATAGAATATCTTATCCAAAAATtataacccaaaaaagaattaaCTGAACTATTCAAAAGTTAAATTTAGtacaataaagaaaatttttgtaaCTTAAATATCTTTTTCAGTGTGTATACTGATATTCAGAAGTTCAACTggtcccgactaatccaacTTGAATTGGCCGGCCGGCCTACTTAGAGATAAAAATATCTTAATCTTGGATTTCTTCATTTACAAGACTCGAATTCAAGACCTTACTTAAACCGAATAAGCGTCGAACCACTTATATCAACCATCGTTGGTTTTTGTAACTTAAATATGCTTTTGGTTGttcataaatatttgaaaatcaaaTACTACGCAATATAAAGAATGCCAAAACACAACTATTAAATTCAATCCACTATAAGGAAAAGTACAACGGAATTAATTGGCTGAGTATCATCATATGTTACGTTGATATAGCTTTGTATATTGCCTTGTCCCCCCGGCAAAAAATTATGGCTCTGTCCCTGCATGTGGCGACGGAGTCTTATGTGGCCGATCTCTAGGACAAAAATAGTCTAGAAGTTCACAAAGTTTCatatttgtttcaaatttattatctttttgaattttgatgagaaaatccataaagTTTCATTATATTACCACATCTACCAAATCATTAATTGCTCCATCAAATATGCATATGTGGCCTCTCTCCTagatgaaaaataaacaaaataaaaaaagaaaaaaaggaaaggaaaactTGAGGAaatgagaagaagaaaggagaaaggagaagaggaaggcaGCGACAACAGTGCTCTGCTGCCTATTCTGATAGCCAATTCATGCTTCGATTACCTCAACATCAACTTCTTCCTGAAGTTTGGCTAGTTTTTCTTGTTCCTATCCGATGAATTTTGTTGGCACTGACAAGTAGAGAAGATTTTTAGACGAGATCtttaattgaatttattattctttttttttctgcaagTTCATATTGGTTTTGTCATCTTCACAGTCCTTACTCCTCCAAACATATTAAAGGGGAAATCTTTTATGCTAatacttctttctttttctttttctttttctgcgtGAACTTTGATATTCGGAAGTTCAATTGGACCCCTACTAATTGAGTCGAGCGGGTCAACCCACttaggggtaaaactctccaggcttgaatttttttttattcaccaAATTCGAACTATAGATTTTATTTAAGTGAAAAAGGTACCAAactgcttgaaccaacccataTTGGTTAATAATACTTCTTTCATATGTACTTATCATATTCTAAAGcatttctattttctcgacagttttttatttctttttctgttttggGCATCATAGTTGTTATATTGATCGACAAGGTTTCACCGTTTCAGGTGAAGATAGAGATACAAGTATTGAGGttaagagagagggagagactGGGCAGTGAGGTCGAGAGAGAGATAAcgagaaaagagagagggaaactTATCTCAAGTCGGTGAAGTTGGGCTCGGTTACGAGCTGAAAAGGGAGAGAAGGAGGCAACATCGAAGATTAGGAACCGCATGCACCGTTGGGCAGAGGTGGAGCTCAAGCTGTCGCTGcattcctcttctccttccttgGAGTAGAGAAAGTCGATGGTGAGGTGATGTAACATGGATGGGTGACTAGAGAAGGCAGCATATCACAACCGCCGCTgctttcctcttctccttttctctggttttcttttcttttattattttttattgtttatttttcgTCCAGGAGAGAAGCCATGTATGCTTATTTAATGGAGCAATTAACGATTTGGTAGATATGGTAACAG
This genomic window contains:
- the LOC116192691 gene encoding COBRA-like protein 7, whose translation is MSVPTALYRLILFFAVAWTPFTAAQTPAPPPASDACNGIFLSYSYTGGAQIPPTDPVNQAYRFESTLTILNNAAEELKSWQVFVGFQHDELLVSASGAVLSDGSSLPAAVGNGTVFAGYPSSDLKSAIETAGDATQMQVQVKLVGTQFGVKSPSVPMPSNISLANDGYICPKPAMQGTSEMQVCCTKDEKFKTNITVEDEFLPRQSGDLTIMYDVTKTYSSYYWAQVTIENHNSLGRLDNWKLSWDWMKDEFIYTMKGAYPSVVDSSDCIFGSQGTYYQDMDFSNVLNCERRPTIIDLPLTKANDTTLGKVDYCCRNGTILPPNMDHSQSKSAFQMQVFKMPPNLNRSELSPPQNWQINGTLNPDYKCGPPVRVSPSQFLDPSGLPNTTAIASWQVVCNITQAKGSSPKCCVSFSAYYNESVVPCRTCACGCSSTRSQTCSATAPAVLLPPEALLIPFENRTSLALAWATLKHRSVPNPLPCPDNCGVSINWHLYTDYTKGWSARITVFNWDDTSFADWFAAVEMAQAAPGFQTMYSFNGTLLEGRNNTIFMEGLPGLNYLVAETDGENPTKDPRVPGKQQSVISFTKKNTPGINIAAGDGFPTKVFFNGEECALPTVYPTSHASKKHGPGLMLSILLASLVLIWMQR